The Lewinellaceae bacterium genome has a segment encoding these proteins:
- a CDS encoding BlaI/MecI/CopY family transcriptional regulator: MNILPKPTESELEILQLLWEHGPSTVRFINDKLNISREVGYTTSLKLMQIMHEKGLVERNTDSRTHIYTALVTKRETRGRLLNQFLDKAFSGSAMELVMQALGNHKASQDELDEIKALIARIEEEQEGEIK; encoded by the coding sequence ATGAATATATTACCCAAACCTACAGAGTCCGAACTTGAGATCTTACAATTGTTGTGGGAGCACGGGCCTTCTACGGTGCGGTTTATCAACGATAAGCTCAATATTTCACGTGAAGTTGGATATACCACGAGTTTGAAACTTATGCAGATCATGCACGAAAAAGGGCTCGTTGAACGCAATACCGATTCGCGCACCCATATTTATACCGCATTGGTAACCAAGCGGGAGACCCGGGGCCGACTGTTGAACCAGTTTCTGGACAAAGCATTCAGCGGTTCCGCTATGGAACTCGTGATGCAGGCTCTTGGCAACCACAAGGCTTCCCAGGATGAGCTGGATGAGATCAAAGCACTCATTGCCAGGATCGAAGAAGAGCAGGAAGGGGAGATTAAGTAA
- a CDS encoding M48 family metalloprotease, translating to MHQFISEDLINALGWTVLHSLWQAMLVALLMAGAMILLQKRQAKLRYHLANTGLLMVVLLAIYTFFSLYGSVPVTELSGYYTGDGLLETSPVIMETSFRNIFESYFNQHMPLIVVIWFMGMVLFLLRMLGGLAYIEYLKNRFTRDMPVLWQDRMERLSKKLSLKRKVRLLESALVTVPMVIGWIKPVILIPVGAVNGLTMEQAEAVLAHELAHISRHDFLINLLQSLVEVIFYFNPAVWWISAVIRAERENCCDDIALGLCENRLAYAKALVVIQEQNKTRVPGMALAFSNRRKQMLNRIGRILNHPQNKSKIMEKFVITSLLILALLGISMSEYRTPDDLTGKKDLVTATESSEVIVEKSLAASPVTLPDTLPQGKNRLIVEREDQKMEVEIEDGEIRTMKIDGKEIPANEFKNHAMEVEELWNVQPEASDHVFRVEPLDRHGMRFRSGDGQDFQYFLDDKENFHFEMPDVHFDNKMFFLDEDGNNVFVVPDVDFNLPDDFAQQYKQQMEKLQLQLQENQYLSKDKLKELLERQKLIEEKYLRQLDEQTRQLDRHKIIIESDRDKLQDRQRALEKAQREKNWVIQKDALILQDGLSRGDGDVFILGRHGNRQSDMLVRRLKADGLIGNTEEYKVELSGKSLKINGKKQSSEVHGKYLKLYESLSGFEMGKKSKIVIENKE from the coding sequence ATGCATCAATTCATATCAGAAGATCTAATCAATGCGTTGGGATGGACCGTTTTACACTCCCTGTGGCAGGCCATGTTGGTGGCACTTTTAATGGCAGGTGCCATGATATTATTGCAAAAACGTCAGGCGAAATTAAGGTATCATTTAGCCAATACCGGGCTGCTAATGGTGGTGCTTTTAGCCATTTATACTTTTTTTAGTCTCTACGGAAGCGTACCGGTTACGGAATTATCCGGCTACTACACGGGAGATGGCCTGTTAGAAACTTCCCCGGTGATCATGGAAACAAGCTTCCGGAACATTTTTGAATCCTATTTCAATCAGCATATGCCCCTTATCGTGGTAATCTGGTTTATGGGGATGGTTCTCTTTTTGTTGAGAATGCTTGGAGGGCTCGCCTACATCGAATATCTAAAAAACCGGTTCACAAGGGATATGCCGGTACTTTGGCAGGATCGCATGGAAAGGCTGTCAAAAAAACTATCTTTAAAAAGAAAGGTACGGTTACTGGAATCTGCTCTGGTAACGGTGCCTATGGTGATCGGCTGGATAAAGCCCGTGATCCTCATTCCTGTGGGGGCTGTCAACGGCCTCACCATGGAACAGGCGGAAGCCGTTTTAGCTCATGAACTGGCCCACATTTCAAGGCATGATTTTCTTATAAACCTGTTGCAATCCCTTGTAGAGGTGATCTTTTACTTCAACCCTGCCGTTTGGTGGATATCCGCCGTGATCAGGGCCGAAAGGGAAAATTGTTGCGACGATATTGCCCTGGGATTATGTGAGAACCGGCTTGCTTATGCCAAGGCTTTGGTAGTCATCCAGGAGCAAAATAAAACCCGGGTTCCGGGCATGGCACTGGCCTTTTCCAATCGCCGGAAACAAATGCTCAACCGAATTGGCAGAATTTTAAATCACCCGCAAAATAAATCTAAAATTATGGAAAAGTTTGTAATCACTTCTCTGCTCATCCTGGCCCTCCTGGGGATTTCAATGAGCGAGTATCGTACACCGGATGATCTTACCGGGAAGAAAGATCTTGTTACCGCTACCGAAAGTTCAGAGGTTATCGTGGAAAAATCCCTGGCGGCTTCGCCCGTTACTTTGCCGGACACCCTGCCTCAGGGAAAGAATCGCCTGATTGTGGAACGTGAAGATCAAAAAATGGAAGTGGAGATCGAAGACGGAGAGATCAGGACGATGAAAATTGACGGAAAGGAAATTCCTGCCAATGAGTTTAAAAACCATGCGATGGAAGTGGAGGAACTTTGGAATGTTCAGCCGGAAGCATCCGACCATGTGTTCAGGGTAGAACCATTAGATAGACACGGGATGCGTTTTCGTTCCGGCGACGGACAGGATTTTCAATATTTCCTCGACGATAAGGAAAATTTTCATTTTGAAATGCCCGATGTCCATTTTGACAATAAGATGTTTTTCCTGGATGAAGATGGCAATAATGTGTTTGTCGTTCCCGATGTTGATTTTAATCTCCCGGATGATTTTGCACAACAATATAAGCAGCAAATGGAGAAACTTCAACTCCAGTTACAGGAAAATCAGTATCTTTCAAAGGATAAATTAAAGGAACTGCTGGAGCGTCAAAAACTTATCGAGGAGAAATATCTGCGTCAGCTGGATGAACAAACCCGGCAACTGGACAGGCACAAGATCATCATCGAAAGCGATCGGGACAAACTACAGGATCGCCAAAGAGCCCTGGAAAAAGCTCAAAGAGAAAAGAATTGGGTCATTCAAAAAGATGCTTTAATTTTACAGGACGGATTGAGCAGGGGAGACGGAGATGTATTTATTCTGGGCCGTCATGGAAATCGCCAGAGTGATATGTTGGTACGCCGGTTGAAAGCAGACGGTTTGATTGGCAATACAGAGGAGTATAAGGTGGAACTGTCCGGAAAAAGCCTGAAGATCAATGGCAAAAAACAATCAAGTGAAGTTCATGGCAAATATCTGAAATTGTACGAATCATTGTCCGGTTTTGAAATGGGCAAAAAAAGTAAAATAGTCATTGAAAATAAAGAATAA
- the lptB gene encoding LPS export ABC transporter ATP-binding protein, giving the protein MKLRAENLVKVYGKREVVRGVSIEVNRGEIVGLLGPNGAGKTTSFYMVVGFIKPNEGEVFIDDEEITDLPMYKRARKGIGYLPQEPSVFRKLSVEDNIMAILEMTDLSKSEQKEKLESLIDEFGLEKVRKSHGDMLSGGERRRTEIARSLATNPNFILLDEPFAGIDPIAVEDIQYIVAKLKTKNIGILITDHNVQETLSITDRAYLMFEGSILKSGTAEELAADEMVRKVYLGKHFELRKKVIDVDEER; this is encoded by the coding sequence ATGAAATTAAGGGCTGAAAATTTAGTGAAAGTATATGGCAAACGCGAAGTCGTTCGCGGGGTTTCCATTGAAGTCAACCGTGGGGAGATCGTCGGTTTGCTGGGACCTAACGGGGCAGGCAAAACCACTTCCTTTTATATGGTAGTTGGATTCATCAAACCCAATGAAGGAGAAGTTTTTATCGATGATGAGGAGATCACCGATCTGCCGATGTACAAGCGGGCGCGAAAAGGCATCGGTTACCTGCCGCAAGAGCCGTCCGTATTTCGAAAATTAAGTGTGGAAGACAACATCATGGCCATCCTGGAAATGACGGATTTGTCCAAAAGCGAACAAAAGGAAAAACTCGAGTCCCTGATCGATGAATTCGGACTGGAAAAAGTACGCAAAAGCCATGGTGACATGTTATCGGGAGGCGAACGTCGCAGAACCGAAATAGCAAGATCCCTGGCCACCAATCCCAATTTCATTTTACTGGATGAACCCTTCGCCGGGATCGACCCCATCGCTGTGGAAGATATCCAGTATATCGTTGCGAAATTAAAAACCAAAAATATCGGTATTCTCATCACCGACCACAACGTACAGGAGACGCTTTCCATCACCGACCGGGCGTATCTCATGTTTGAAGGAAGTATCCTGAAATCGGGAACAGCCGAGGAGCTTGCAGCAGATGAAATGGTTCGAAAGGTTTACCTGGGCAAACATTTTGAGCTGAGAAAAAAGGTGATTGATGTGGATGAGGAGAGGTAG
- a CDS encoding DDE-type integrase/transposase/recombinase, producing the protein MKTLYSLSGISKQGHMDALKREREQLLKAPLYIGFIEEIREMHPGMGLRKIYEQFEPEGIGRDAFIILGLREGYRLRALESPYKTTYSDKGSQYGNVLIGKRFTNVNQLWVSDLFYFPLGGQHYYVVLIMDVYSRRIIGYSVSDNMRSENNIAALTMALNLRGIDDYNNELIHHSDRGSQYTSTDYTNLLKSYGIRISMCTNVLENAHCERANGTIKNEYLKRWSIQNFGQLKKRVAMAVENYNNRLHNSLKMTPMVYETYIKDLKEKERPEMEVFTINKMLDNPMQLELQFDL; encoded by the coding sequence AAACGGGAACGAGAGCAATTATTAAAAGCTCCCCTTTACATAGGTTTTATTGAGGAGATTAGGGAGATGCATCCGGGGATGGGCCTGCGCAAGATATATGAACAGTTCGAACCAGAAGGCATTGGACGGGATGCTTTTATAATATTAGGTTTACGCGAAGGCTATCGTTTACGGGCCTTAGAAAGTCCCTATAAGACTACTTACAGCGATAAGGGAAGTCAATATGGTAATGTACTGATAGGAAAGAGGTTTACAAATGTCAACCAATTATGGGTTAGTGACCTTTTTTATTTTCCATTAGGGGGACAGCATTATTACGTTGTATTAATAATGGATGTTTATTCTCGACGGATCATAGGATATTCGGTTTCTGACAATATGCGGTCAGAGAATAATATTGCTGCATTAACAATGGCACTCAACCTCAGAGGCATTGATGATTATAATAATGAGTTGATTCATCATTCTGACAGAGGTTCGCAATATACGAGTACTGATTATACGAACTTACTTAAATCCTATGGCATAAGGATCAGTATGTGTACTAACGTACTTGAAAATGCACATTGCGAGCGGGCAAATGGAACCATAAAAAATGAATACCTCAAAAGGTGGAGTATCCAAAATTTTGGACAGTTAAAGAAACGAGTAGCCATGGCTGTTGAAAACTACAACAACCGTTTACACAATTCTTTAAAGATGACACCAATGGTTTATGAAACATATATCAAAGACCTAAAGGAAAAAGAAAGACCCGAAATGGAAGTCTTTACAATAAACAAAATGTTAGATAATCCAATGCAACTTGAATTACAATTTGATTTATAA
- a CDS encoding PDZ domain-containing protein — MRNLKMILLTFLALFMTAGSLMAQEKVKTEKKKVVIVKETVDEDGKVVREKIVKEGDAADDVEWHQKDGDEKVVIIKKGKGGKKMTVIVDGESDEIDMDEFEHEMGKSMNVNVNVDENDGHKNMVIKITGDDGEVETINWQGDGDMSEELKKELEEKGVHIEMIDEDQDKGKMMFIQSDRPFLGVVGAQTVEITKESDNDEGEVVEEVMEESEDGGALIGEVVEGSAAEEAGLQKGDVITKINEERIRNFSDLANALGKFKVEDKIKISYLRDNKNGTTSATLKKQSGGLSGNHFQWTDDEGENYIFEGDGAKGETIIIEVEDKDGVKEKKVIIKEKKNKKSKSSQER; from the coding sequence ATGCGAAATTTAAAAATGATCCTCCTCACTTTTTTGGCCTTGTTTATGACTGCGGGCAGCCTCATGGCACAAGAGAAGGTAAAAACAGAAAAGAAGAAAGTAGTCATTGTTAAAGAAACGGTGGATGAAGACGGCAAGGTCGTCAGAGAAAAAATTGTCAAAGAAGGAGATGCGGCGGACGACGTTGAATGGCACCAAAAGGATGGGGACGAAAAAGTGGTGATTATCAAAAAAGGTAAAGGCGGTAAAAAGATGACTGTGATCGTCGATGGAGAAAGTGATGAAATAGATATGGATGAGTTTGAACATGAAATGGGGAAATCCATGAATGTGAATGTAAATGTCGATGAAAATGACGGACATAAAAATATGGTCATTAAGATTACCGGCGATGATGGAGAAGTGGAGACGATTAACTGGCAGGGAGATGGCGATATGTCGGAGGAATTAAAAAAGGAACTTGAGGAAAAAGGGGTGCATATTGAAATGATCGATGAAGACCAGGATAAAGGTAAGATGATGTTTATCCAGTCCGACAGACCCTTTCTTGGTGTCGTGGGTGCCCAAACCGTTGAAATAACAAAAGAATCGGATAATGATGAGGGAGAGGTGGTTGAAGAGGTAATGGAAGAGAGTGAAGATGGTGGGGCCCTGATCGGTGAGGTAGTTGAAGGCAGTGCCGCTGAAGAAGCCGGCCTGCAAAAAGGAGATGTCATCACTAAAATTAATGAGGAGCGTATCCGGAATTTCTCTGATTTGGCTAACGCACTCGGAAAATTCAAAGTAGAGGATAAAATCAAGATCTCTTACCTGAGAGATAATAAGAATGGAACCACCTCGGCAACGCTTAAAAAACAATCAGGGGGGCTTTCGGGAAATCATTTTCAATGGACGGATGATGAAGGAGAGAACTACATTTTTGAGGGCGACGGAGCAAAAGGCGAGACCATAATCATAGAAGTGGAAGACAAGGACGGGGTAAAAGAAAAAAAGGTCATCATCAAGGAAAAGAAAAATAAAAAATCAAAGTCTTCCCAGGAAAGGTAG